In a single window of the Aminomonas paucivorans DSM 12260 genome:
- the istA gene encoding IS21 family transposase: MYGVVDREYIRKQHFREGWSIRKIARQLGMCRKTVRRLLEDSQVPTYTLKEPRPRPVTGPYLEVIRTWLTEDLQAPRKQRHTARRVYDRLVTERGFGGSESIIRKVVAELKREIAPKKGFLPLEADPGEQAQVDWGEAMVRLEGESTRVHLFCMRLRRSGTPFVYAFPDEGLEAFLAGHRLAFEFFGGVPRECVYDNLKSAVTKVLQGPHREENRQFSALRGHYLFESVFCNPRSGHEKGAVEHLVGFVRRNVLVPVPDLPSLEELNLCLARWCEKQRRSRGTSFDEEATCLLPLPALPHPCALQTVAVVSPTSLVRFEGNVYSVPVGHEGEAVNLSTTWDRIRISRNGTLLAEHPRLSGKGKASMELVHVLPLLQFKPGAVRNAAVLRRLAEPWQKARTLLCAQPEGYREFCAILLLHRDHSLEVLTEALEEALALKRVTAETVRQLVWNRTPSVVPEASVPDPLAELPAGCAPDPSRYDTLLGEAVA; the protein is encoded by the coding sequence ATGTACGGGGTGGTTGACAGGGAGTATATCCGCAAGCAGCACTTCCGGGAAGGTTGGTCCATCCGGAAGATCGCCCGGCAGTTGGGGATGTGCCGCAAGACGGTCCGCAGGCTGTTGGAGGATTCGCAGGTTCCCACCTACACCCTCAAGGAGCCCCGTCCGCGTCCGGTCACGGGGCCCTATCTGGAAGTCATCCGGACCTGGCTTACGGAGGACCTCCAGGCTCCCCGCAAGCAGCGCCATACGGCCCGGCGGGTGTACGACCGGCTGGTGACGGAGAGGGGGTTTGGGGGCAGCGAGTCCATCATCCGCAAGGTCGTTGCGGAGCTGAAAAGAGAGATCGCTCCGAAGAAGGGGTTCCTTCCCCTGGAGGCGGACCCGGGAGAGCAGGCTCAGGTGGATTGGGGGGAGGCGATGGTGCGTCTCGAAGGGGAATCGACGCGGGTGCATCTGTTCTGCATGAGGCTTCGTCGCAGTGGAACTCCCTTCGTCTACGCCTTCCCCGACGAAGGGCTGGAGGCGTTTCTGGCGGGGCACCGTCTGGCCTTCGAGTTCTTCGGCGGGGTTCCCAGGGAGTGCGTTTACGACAACCTCAAGTCGGCGGTCACCAAGGTGCTCCAGGGACCCCACCGGGAGGAGAACCGGCAGTTCTCGGCCCTTCGCGGCCACTACCTCTTCGAGAGCGTCTTCTGCAATCCTCGAAGCGGCCACGAGAAGGGGGCGGTGGAGCACCTGGTGGGGTTTGTCCGCAGGAACGTCCTGGTTCCCGTTCCGGATCTGCCCTCCCTGGAGGAACTCAATCTCTGCCTGGCCCGGTGGTGCGAAAAGCAACGCAGGAGCCGAGGGACCTCCTTCGACGAGGAAGCGACCTGTCTGCTGCCGTTACCGGCGCTGCCCCATCCGTGCGCCCTTCAGACCGTTGCGGTGGTAAGCCCCACATCTCTGGTGCGGTTCGAGGGAAACGTCTACTCCGTTCCCGTGGGCCACGAGGGGGAAGCGGTGAACCTCTCCACCACCTGGGACCGGATCCGCATCTCCCGTAACGGCACCCTCCTGGCGGAACATCCCCGGCTTTCCGGGAAGGGGAAGGCCTCCATGGAGCTGGTCCACGTTCTCCCGTTGCTGCAGTTCAAACCGGGGGCGGTGCGCAACGCGGCGGTTCTCCGGCGCTTGGCGGAACCCTGGCAGAAGGCCCGAACGCTCCTGTGCGCTCAACCGGAGGGCTATCGGGAGTTCTGCGCCATCCTCCTGCTGCACCGGGACCATTCCCTGGAGGTTCTCACGGAAGCCCTGGAGGAGGCCCTTGCCCTCAAGCGGGTCACGGCAGAGACGGTTCGTCAGCTGGTGTGGAACCGAACCCCCTCGGTGGTCCCGGAGGCCTCGGTCCCGGATCCCCTGGCGGAGTTGCCCGCCGGCTGCGCCCCCGACCCGAGCCGCTACGACACCTTGCTGGGGGAGGCGGTGGCATGA
- the istB gene encoding IS21-like element helper ATPase IstB: MSGPTHDRDTAVQTLCRDLKLPGVLRHYRNGIVPTDPKDYLQESLEAERTSRREKRLKNLLKGARLPYARTLSEYDFLRLPSLPKEQILSLAQGDFLRRRENLVLLGNSGTGKTHVAIGVAASCIAAGYAVRFTTALTLAQELLLAQDEHRLPRVLKSYDRYDLVVVDELGYLGLGPGGAPLFQFFAERYERKSVCITTNLEFGRWAEVFGDATLTEALLDRLTHHAHIFVFRGESYRFAQRSARTMTA; this comes from the coding sequence ATGAGCGGACCGACCCACGACCGGGACACGGCCGTCCAAACCCTCTGCCGGGACCTCAAACTCCCCGGGGTCCTGAGACACTACCGAAACGGCATCGTCCCCACCGACCCCAAGGACTACCTCCAGGAAAGCCTGGAGGCGGAACGGACCTCCCGACGGGAGAAACGGCTGAAGAACCTCCTGAAGGGAGCGAGGCTTCCCTACGCCCGCACCCTTTCGGAGTATGACTTCCTGCGCCTTCCCTCCCTGCCGAAGGAGCAGATCCTGTCCTTGGCCCAGGGGGACTTCCTTCGTCGCCGGGAGAACCTGGTCCTCCTGGGGAACTCGGGCACCGGCAAGACCCATGTGGCCATTGGCGTAGCCGCATCCTGCATCGCCGCAGGCTACGCAGTCCGGTTCACCACCGCCCTGACGCTGGCCCAGGAACTGCTCCTGGCCCAGGACGAACACCGCCTCCCCCGGGTGCTCAAATCCTACGACCGGTATGACCTCGTGGTGGTGGACGAACTGGGTTACCTGGGCCTGGGTCCCGGAGGAGCCCCCCTGTTCCAGTTCTTTGCGGAGCGGTACGAGAGAAAGAGCGTCTGCATCACCACAAACCTGGAGTTCGGCCGTTGGGCCGAGGTCTTCGGGGACGCCACCCTGACGGAGGCCCTCCTGGACCGCCTGACCCACCACGCACACATCTTTGTCTTCAGGGGGGAATCCTATCGGTTTGCTCAGCGCAGCGCCAGGACAATGACCGCCTAG